A portion of the Halogeometricum sp. S1BR25-6 genome contains these proteins:
- a CDS encoding NAD-dependent epimerase/dehydratase family protein: MAHIAITGADGNVGSVAVEAFDHERHKVTPITHSETEEMESVVADVADREEFVEKLPADADVLVHLAANPSPYAEWDEVKEVNVDGAFNAYYAADENDVGRVVYASSNHATNGHIVADPDEPETMRADADVIDPDDETAPDSFYGVTKVAGEAMGNYFAHREGVETVNLRIGWLLSEEDLKDEVTDPVSEEYAEEAARFARAMWLSPRDCKDAVRAASLADLPEGENSVTVNGISANDERCLSLTHGLRTIGYRPRDNAAEVVESN, encoded by the coding sequence ATGGCACACATCGCTATCACCGGCGCCGACGGCAACGTCGGGAGCGTCGCCGTCGAGGCGTTCGACCACGAGAGACACAAGGTCACGCCGATAACCCACTCGGAGACCGAAGAGATGGAGAGCGTCGTCGCGGACGTCGCCGACCGCGAGGAGTTCGTCGAGAAACTACCCGCGGACGCGGACGTCTTGGTCCACCTCGCGGCGAACCCCTCGCCGTACGCCGAGTGGGACGAGGTGAAGGAGGTCAACGTCGACGGCGCGTTCAACGCCTACTACGCGGCCGACGAGAACGACGTGGGCCGAGTGGTGTACGCCTCCTCGAACCACGCGACGAACGGGCACATCGTGGCCGACCCGGACGAACCCGAGACGATGCGGGCGGACGCCGACGTCATCGACCCGGACGACGAGACGGCGCCGGACTCCTTCTACGGCGTCACGAAGGTGGCCGGCGAGGCGATGGGGAACTACTTCGCGCACCGCGAGGGCGTCGAGACGGTGAACCTCCGAATCGGGTGGTTGCTCTCCGAGGAGGACCTCAAAGACGAGGTGACCGACCCCGTCTCCGAGGAGTACGCGGAGGAGGCCGCCCGGTTCGCCCGCGCGATGTGGCTGAGCCCCCGCGACTGCAAGGACGCCGTGCGAGCGGCGAGTCTCGCGGACCTGCCCGAGGGCGAAAACTCGGTCACGGTCAACGGTATCTCGGCGAACGACGAGCGCTGTCTGTCGCTGACGCACGGCCTCCGAACCATCGGCTACCGGCCGCGGGACAACGCCGCCGAGGTCGTCGAATCGAACTGA
- a CDS encoding NADP-dependent phosphogluconate dehydrogenase yields MSEQELTLGIVGLGKIGGNLARQAVGKDIRVVGLDAEDRPELEEMGIEVHDAGEYETLAEKLDPPRVVYLSLPSGELIDDQLDQLVDELNEGDVVMDGGNSFWRDSIRREERCWDEGVYFLDTGTSGGPPRAKEGACFMVGGKEEGFEIAEPYLDTLSVEGGLIHVGEPGSGHFVKLVHNGIEFGMLQSIAEGVELLEAGQFDLDGEMGDLFETWNNGAVIESWLVELMSKGLKNEDQFSDAPENFEDVPNFVEDTGEVNWLVQEAFKGETPVPVITQSVIELFKSRGNQKHAPRAVALMRHGFGLHPFGEEESLMDERVTGRVDNDARSDIRQEEGDEDTLRPEKRESYDGDPN; encoded by the coding sequence ATGTCTGAGCAAGAACTCACGCTCGGTATCGTCGGATTGGGAAAGATCGGCGGCAACCTCGCGCGGCAGGCCGTCGGAAAAGACATCCGCGTCGTCGGCCTCGACGCCGAGGACAGGCCCGAACTGGAGGAGATGGGCATCGAAGTACACGACGCCGGCGAGTACGAGACGCTGGCGGAGAAACTCGACCCGCCGCGGGTCGTCTACCTGTCGCTCCCGTCGGGCGAACTGATAGACGACCAACTCGACCAACTCGTCGACGAGCTCAACGAGGGCGACGTCGTGATGGACGGCGGCAACTCCTTCTGGCGGGACTCCATCCGCCGCGAGGAGCGCTGCTGGGACGAGGGCGTCTACTTCCTCGACACCGGCACCAGCGGCGGGCCGCCGCGCGCGAAGGAGGGCGCCTGCTTCATGGTCGGCGGCAAGGAGGAGGGCTTCGAGATAGCCGAACCCTACCTCGACACCCTCTCCGTCGAGGGCGGTCTCATCCACGTCGGCGAACCCGGCAGCGGCCACTTCGTCAAACTCGTCCACAACGGCATCGAGTTCGGGATGCTGCAGTCCATCGCGGAGGGCGTCGAACTCTTAGAGGCCGGGCAGTTCGACCTCGACGGCGAGATGGGCGACCTCTTCGAGACGTGGAACAACGGCGCGGTCATCGAAAGCTGGCTCGTCGAGTTGATGTCGAAAGGGCTGAAGAACGAAGACCAGTTCTCCGACGCCCCCGAGAACTTCGAGGACGTGCCGAACTTCGTCGAGGACACCGGCGAGGTGAACTGGCTGGTGCAGGAGGCGTTCAAGGGCGAAACGCCGGTGCCCGTCATCACCCAGTCGGTCATCGAACTGTTCAAATCGCGCGGGAACCAGAAGCACGCCCCCCGCGCCGTCGCCCTGATGCGTCACGGCTTCGGCCTCCACCCGTTCGGCGAGGAGGAGAGCCTCATGGACGAACGCGTCACCGGCCGCGTCGACAACGACGCGCGCAGCGACATCCGGCAGGAGGAGGGCGACGAGGACACCCTGCGACCCGAGAAGCGCGAATCGTACGACGGCGACCCCAATTAG
- the rpiA gene encoding ribose 5-phosphate isomerase A gives MAKQFVYDENGEEISAWAESTDEVVEEARSELSEKGIDLEEEEIRERVRVIPSPTRIKSSPEDVLMDKRRRGGIEAAEVVESGMDVGLGTGSTTAWAIAAIGWKLESGELEDIRGVATSLQSHDLARELDIPLTDVDEFESLDVAIDGADQWDPENPHVVKGGGASHAREKLIDEMADRLVVATDDEKQSTPLSHPVPLSVLPESRNVAQSWVKEQGGDPQLRYAEKKDGPLFTANGNLIVDCDFGEIDDIEGRATDLARIPGAQEHGLFVDVVDDVIYGADDGVEHVEF, from the coding sequence ATGGCAAAACAGTTCGTCTACGACGAGAACGGCGAAGAGATCAGCGCGTGGGCCGAGTCGACCGATGAGGTGGTCGAGGAGGCTCGCAGCGAGCTAAGCGAAAAGGGAATCGACCTCGAGGAAGAGGAGATACGCGAGCGAGTCCGCGTCATCCCCTCGCCGACGCGCATCAAGAGCAGCCCCGAGGACGTGCTGATGGACAAGCGCCGCCGCGGCGGCATCGAGGCGGCCGAAGTCGTCGAGTCCGGGATGGACGTCGGCCTCGGCACCGGCAGCACGACGGCGTGGGCCATCGCGGCCATCGGGTGGAAACTGGAATCGGGCGAACTCGAAGACATCCGCGGCGTCGCCACCTCCCTGCAGAGCCACGACTTAGCGCGCGAACTCGACATCCCCCTCACCGACGTGGACGAGTTCGAGTCGCTGGACGTGGCCATCGACGGCGCCGACCAGTGGGACCCCGAGAACCCCCACGTCGTGAAGGGCGGCGGCGCCTCGCACGCCCGCGAGAAACTCATCGACGAGATGGCCGACCGCCTCGTCGTCGCCACCGACGACGAGAAGCAGTCGACGCCGCTGTCGCACCCGGTACCGCTGTCGGTACTCCCCGAGTCGCGCAACGTGGCGCAGTCGTGGGTGAAAGAGCAGGGCGGCGACCCGCAACTGCGCTACGCCGAGAAGAAGGACGGACCGCTGTTCACGGCGAACGGGAACCTCATCGTCGACTGCGACTTCGGCGAGATAGACGACATCGAGGGCCGCGCGACCGACCTCGCTCGGATTCCCGGCGCCCAAGAGCACGGCCTGTTCGTGGACGTGGTCGACGACGTGATATACGGCGCCGACGACGGCGTCGAACACGTCGAGTTCTGA